A single genomic interval of Camelina sativa cultivar DH55 chromosome 11, Cs, whole genome shotgun sequence harbors:
- the LOC104726370 gene encoding protein RTF2 homolog → MIHSRRQILVKSPDSHQTIALQLDPAQSVLTLLGITSLLESSSSSHRNSLSDFSVTLDGKLLNSSTRIQVSKLPSFSMLTLYPRLRGGGGDGGATGAESRDCYLNMYAEKKPDKVDPNEQRLSKWLNCALSNEPLAEPCVIDLIGNLFNKEALVHALLSKRLPKQFSHIEGLKDMVNIKLTHVAGSDGSSQDTTSSQFQCPVSGLEFNGKYKFFALRGCGHVLSSKALKEVKSSSCLVCHADVKESDKIVINGTEEEVSSLREKMEEEKAKLREKKAKLREEKAKLRELKGVSNKSENGTAVVADTGAKVAKVADTGAKVAKMADTGVKVAKRQTDDGNVNGNGVTVKKFKAADKVPVNATKEVYASLFTSSKKKSDFRETYSCRSLPLGRN, encoded by the coding sequence ATGATACACAGCCGGCGCCAGATCTTAGTTAAATCCCCAGACTCTCATCAAACCATCGCTCTCCAATTGGATCCGGCGCAATCTGTATTAACTCTTTTGGGTATCACTTCCTTACTCgaatcatcgtcgtcgtcgcaTCGTAATTCGTTATCGGATTTCTCCGTTACCCTAGATGGGAAGCTTTTGAATAGCTCTACACGGATCCAAGTATCGAAACTCCCTTCTTTCTCAATGCTCACTCTTTACCCTCGTCTCCGTGGAGGTGGTGGAGATGGCGGTGCGACGGGAGCCGAGTCTCGTGATTGTTACCTCAATATGTACGCTGAGAAGAAGCCTGATAAGGTTGATCCGAATGAGCAGAGGCTCTCTAAATGGTTGAATTGTGCTTTGTCTAATGAACCTTTGGCTGAGCCTTGTGTGATTGATCTCATTGGGAATTTGTTTAATAAAGAAGCTTTGGTTCATGCTCTGTTGTCTAAGAGGCTGCCTAAGCAATTCTCACATATTGAGGGTTTAAAAGATATGGTGAATATTAAGCTTACGCATGTTGCTGGTTCTGATGGATCATCGCAAGATACCACTAGTTCCCAGTTTCAGTGTCCGGTCTCAGGGCTTGAATTCAATGGAAAGTATAAGTTTTTCGCTTTGAGGGGATGTGGACATGTGTTGAGTTCGAAGGCGTTGAAGGAAGTGAAGTCTTCTTCGTGTTTGGTGTGTCACGCGGATGTTAAAGAGTCTGATAAGATTGTGATCAATGGTACAGAGGAGGAAGTGAGTTCGTTGAGGgagaagatggaggaggagaaagcaaagctgagagagaagaaagcaaagttgagagaggagaaagcaaagctGAGAGAGTTGAAAGGTGTCTCTAATAAGAGTGAGAACGGCACTGCTGTGGTGGCTGATACAGGAGCAAAGGTTGCAAAGGTGGCTGATACAGGAGCAAAGGTTGCAAAGATGGCTGATACAGGAGTAAAGGTCGCAAAGAGACAGACGGATGATGGGAATGTCAATGGCAATGGTGTTACTGTGAAGAAATTCAAAGCGGCGGATAAAGTTCCGGTTAATGCTACCAAGGAAGTTTATGCTTCTCTCTTTACTTCCTCCAAGAAGAAGTCTGATTTCAGGGAGACTTACTCTTGCAGGTCTCTCCCTCTCGGCAGGAACTGA